The proteins below are encoded in one region of Polynucleobacter sp. AP-Elch-400A-B2:
- a CDS encoding fumarylacetoacetate hydrolase family protein, translated as MKYATFSLLNDPSKTRIGSISEDGKTVEELDLGVDVSEDGVVAILRADLAGKLSKPVSTHAFSDIHLLAPVPRPRRNIFCVGKNYHEHAKEFSNSGFDGSAKPGEDIPSHAIFFTKPPESVTGPNTNVIIPTAVSTAIDYEAELTIIIGKGGKGISEADAMKHVWGYTAINDVTARDWQQRHKQWFLGKSFDTFCPMGPWVVTADQVNAEDISVKCWVNGELRQNSNTKDLIFDIPNMIATVSAGITLYPGDIIATGTPVGVGIGFKPPKYLVNGDVVVVEMGGIGRLENTFIAE; from the coding sequence ATGAAATACGCTACATTTTCGCTACTCAATGACCCTAGTAAAACCAGAATTGGTTCAATCTCCGAGGATGGTAAAACTGTTGAAGAGTTGGATTTAGGTGTAGATGTTAGTGAGGATGGCGTAGTAGCTATTTTGCGTGCAGATCTAGCGGGGAAGTTATCTAAGCCAGTATCAACCCATGCATTTTCCGACATTCATTTGTTGGCTCCGGTCCCAAGGCCTAGAAGAAATATCTTTTGTGTAGGTAAAAATTATCACGAGCATGCGAAAGAATTTTCTAATAGTGGGTTTGATGGTAGCGCTAAGCCTGGTGAAGACATTCCCTCACATGCCATCTTTTTTACGAAGCCTCCTGAATCTGTTACGGGACCAAATACAAATGTCATCATTCCTACTGCGGTTTCAACAGCAATTGATTACGAGGCTGAGTTAACTATCATTATTGGCAAGGGTGGAAAAGGTATTAGCGAGGCTGATGCAATGAAGCATGTGTGGGGCTACACTGCCATCAATGATGTAACTGCTAGAGATTGGCAGCAGCGTCATAAGCAATGGTTTCTTGGTAAGAGCTTTGACACTTTCTGTCCTATGGGACCTTGGGTCGTTACTGCGGATCAAGTTAATGCAGAGGATATTTCAGTGAAATGTTGGGTGAATGGTGAATTACGCCAGAACTCCAATACGAAGGATCTGATCTTTGATATACCAAACATGATTGCTACAGTTTCTGCTGGCATTACTCTTTATCCCGGCGATATCATCGCTACCGGTACTCCCGTGGGTGTTGGAATCGGATTTAAGCCGCCCAAATATCTCGTGAATGGCGATGTAGTAGTGGTTGAAATGGGTGGGATTGGTAGACTGGAAAATACCTTTATTGCAGAATAG
- a CDS encoding tripartite tricarboxylate transporter substrate binding protein, producing MRQKITSVLILAGLALFSTPGFSQEAWPSRPITMVVPFPPGGVADAVGRPVAEAMSRILGQSVIVENKSGAGGGIGMASVAKSKPDGYTILMALSSISIIPEADKVVGREQSFQLNQLKPIARFTADPTVLVVRADSPWKDYKSFVAAMRANPGKYNFGSSGNYGTMHVPMEMLKSSEKFFMVHVPYTGAGPAIIGLLGGQVDALATGPSSIVQQIKAGKVRALAHWGDGRLASMPEVPSFKEMGVKIEFAQWAGLFVPSATPDAITNKLREVAKLAASDDRVRSVINGAGSPIQYLDAPEFKVYWDKESAQMIDVVKKIGKVE from the coding sequence ATGAGACAAAAAATTACTTCCGTTTTAATACTCGCTGGCTTAGCCTTATTTTCTACTCCTGGCTTTTCTCAGGAGGCCTGGCCAAGTAGGCCAATCACCATGGTCGTCCCATTTCCACCTGGGGGTGTAGCAGATGCTGTGGGCAGGCCAGTTGCTGAGGCCATGTCACGCATTCTGGGTCAGTCGGTCATTGTTGAGAACAAGAGCGGTGCTGGTGGTGGTATTGGCATGGCGTCCGTTGCGAAATCCAAGCCTGATGGCTATACAATTTTGATGGCGCTCTCTTCAATCTCCATTATTCCCGAAGCAGATAAGGTGGTTGGTCGAGAGCAGTCTTTTCAGTTAAACCAGTTAAAACCAATTGCGCGCTTTACTGCCGACCCAACAGTTTTAGTTGTCAGGGCAGACAGCCCATGGAAAGACTACAAGTCATTTGTTGCAGCAATGCGCGCTAATCCAGGCAAATATAATTTTGGCTCCTCCGGAAATTACGGAACGATGCATGTGCCAATGGAAATGCTGAAATCATCGGAAAAGTTTTTTATGGTCCATGTTCCTTATACCGGAGCTGGTCCAGCAATTATTGGCTTATTAGGTGGTCAAGTAGATGCTTTAGCCACCGGACCATCATCCATCGTTCAACAAATTAAAGCTGGCAAGGTTCGAGCCTTGGCGCATTGGGGGGATGGACGGCTAGCGAGCATGCCCGAAGTGCCTAGCTTCAAGGAGATGGGAGTAAAGATCGAGTTTGCTCAATGGGCAGGCTTATTTGTTCCTAGCGCAACCCCTGATGCAATTACAAACAAGTTACGCGAAGTGGCTAAACTTGCAGCAAGCGATGATCGTGTACGGTCGGTGATAAATGGTGCTGGTAGCCCAATTCAATATCTGGATGCACCAGAATTTAAAGTCTACTGGGATAAGGAGTCAGCCCAGATGATTGATGTTGTGAAAAAAATCGGTAAGGTTGAATGA
- a CDS encoding class II aldolase/adducin family protein — MMNNRHLFKFLCFASLAAPLLAQSANVQEQMTESPAVKAAVEELVLANHILYDQNAVDGYGHISIRNPNNPNAFFLARSVAPSVVTVADIMEFDMNGKALHGDTRTAYGERFIHSGILRNRPDINSVIHGHAAPILPYGMTGSTLKPVYHMSAFLGEGAPIFEIRNFAKPNIDTDMFVSNNDLGDALSKTMGLQYFVLMRGHGYAAGADSIKKVVFRSIYAIQNASIQSEAMKMGNVQYLTPGEATASQETIEKTIGRPWQLWSERVKKP, encoded by the coding sequence ATGATGAATAATCGCCACTTATTTAAATTCCTATGCTTTGCATCACTTGCGGCGCCTCTTCTTGCGCAGTCCGCTAATGTTCAAGAGCAAATGACAGAATCACCAGCGGTGAAAGCTGCGGTCGAGGAACTTGTACTTGCGAACCATATTCTGTATGACCAAAATGCAGTAGATGGGTATGGTCATATCAGCATTCGAAATCCAAATAATCCAAATGCTTTCTTCTTGGCCAGAAGCGTTGCCCCATCAGTTGTGACTGTTGCGGACATTATGGAATTTGATATGAATGGCAAAGCCTTGCATGGAGACACACGAACAGCTTACGGCGAGCGGTTTATTCATAGTGGCATATTACGCAATCGCCCTGATATTAATTCTGTCATTCATGGTCATGCCGCCCCAATACTGCCTTATGGCATGACTGGATCTACCTTAAAGCCGGTCTATCATATGAGTGCGTTTTTAGGAGAGGGTGCTCCAATATTTGAGATTCGTAATTTTGCAAAACCTAATATTGATACTGATATGTTTGTTAGTAATAATGATCTGGGGGATGCACTTTCAAAAACTATGGGCCTACAGTACTTTGTTCTAATGCGCGGCCACGGTTATGCGGCGGGCGCTGACTCCATTAAAAAAGTTGTCTTCAGATCTATTTACGCCATTCAGAATGCCAGTATTCAATCTGAGGCGATGAAAATGGGTAATGTGCAATACCTCACGCCTGGCGAGGCAACAGCATCTCAAGAGACTATTGAAAAGACCATCGGGCGTCCTTGGCAGCTTTGGAGCGAGCGCGTTAAAAAACCTTAG
- a CDS encoding OsmC domain/YcaO domain-containing protein, with the protein MEIKVNFLDKLRLEAKFDDFTVIADQPIRYKGDGSAPGPFDYFLASSALCAAYFVKLYCDTRNISTEHIRLSQNNIVDPENRYQQIFKIQVELPEDISANDRHGIVRSIERCSVKKVVQAGPEFVIEVVKNLDADAQTLLALKPDSSLSTYIAGKDLPLEQTIANMSGVLANLGIKIEIASWRNLIPNVWSLHIRDAHSPMCFTNGKGSTKESALASALGEYIERLSNNHFYAGAFWGEEIANSAFVHYPNERWFKPGPKDALPKEILDEYCLGIFNADGELRGSHLIDTNSGKGERGICSLPYVRQSDGETVYFPSNLIENLYVSNGMSAGNTLAEAQVQCLSEIFERAVKREILEREISLPDVPQEVLAKYPSILAGIQGLEEQGFPVLVKDASLGGVYPVMCVTLMNPRTGGVFASFGAHPSLEVALERSLTELLQGRSLEGLNDLPPPTFTSEAVTEPNNFVEHFIDSSGIVSWRFFSAKADYDFVEWDFSGKGKNSNDEEAATLFSILKSLGKEAYVAVYDQLGAMACRILVPGYSEVYPVEDLIWDNTNKALLFRADILNISHLDDTSLSGLLERLENNELDEYGDIATLIGIEFDENTPWGQLTVLELKLLIHLALKQFDEAHELVGAFLQYNDNSVERKLFYQALNAVLEIALADDLELDHYIVNLRRMFGNERMDAVVGSIDGATRFYGLTPTSVKLEGLDRHHRLIDSYRKLHTARAKTMAPAD; encoded by the coding sequence ATGGAAATAAAGGTTAATTTTCTCGATAAGCTGCGCCTTGAAGCCAAGTTCGATGACTTCACAGTGATTGCTGATCAGCCCATCCGCTACAAAGGTGACGGTTCAGCCCCGGGCCCTTTTGACTATTTCTTAGCTTCGTCAGCCTTGTGTGCGGCGTATTTTGTGAAGCTGTATTGCGACACGCGCAATATTTCAACTGAGCACATTCGCCTTTCTCAAAATAATATCGTCGATCCGGAAAATCGTTACCAGCAGATCTTCAAAATTCAAGTTGAACTGCCGGAAGATATTTCTGCTAACGATCGTCATGGCATTGTGCGCTCCATCGAGCGCTGCTCCGTGAAGAAGGTGGTGCAAGCAGGCCCAGAGTTTGTCATTGAAGTAGTTAAAAACCTAGACGCAGATGCTCAAACTTTATTGGCTTTAAAGCCAGATTCAAGCTTGAGCACTTACATTGCCGGCAAGGATTTACCGCTAGAACAAACTATTGCCAATATGTCTGGTGTATTGGCCAATCTGGGAATTAAGATTGAGATTGCCTCGTGGCGCAACTTAATTCCGAATGTATGGTCTTTGCATATTCGCGATGCCCATTCACCAATGTGTTTTACCAACGGTAAAGGCTCTACAAAAGAAAGCGCCCTTGCTTCAGCCTTGGGTGAGTATATCGAGCGACTGAGCAATAACCATTTCTACGCGGGCGCATTCTGGGGTGAAGAGATCGCCAATAGCGCTTTTGTTCACTACCCCAATGAGCGCTGGTTTAAGCCGGGCCCTAAAGATGCCTTACCTAAAGAAATACTGGATGAGTATTGCCTGGGTATTTTCAACGCTGATGGCGAGTTACGTGGCTCACATTTAATTGACACCAATTCTGGTAAAGGCGAGCGGGGGATTTGCTCCTTGCCTTATGTGCGCCAGTCTGATGGTGAGACTGTGTATTTTCCATCGAACCTGATTGAAAACCTCTACGTCAGCAATGGCATGAGTGCTGGTAATACGCTAGCTGAAGCCCAGGTTCAATGCTTATCTGAGATATTTGAGCGAGCAGTGAAACGTGAAATCCTTGAACGTGAAATTTCCTTGCCGGATGTTCCACAGGAGGTGCTTGCAAAGTACCCCAGTATCTTGGCAGGCATTCAGGGTCTTGAGGAGCAGGGCTTTCCAGTGCTGGTCAAGGACGCTTCGCTTGGTGGTGTATATCCAGTCATGTGCGTTACCTTAATGAACCCAAGAACAGGCGGAGTATTTGCCTCATTCGGTGCGCATCCCAGTTTAGAAGTAGCGTTGGAGCGGAGTTTGACTGAGCTACTACAGGGACGCAGCTTGGAGGGCCTTAACGATTTGCCCCCACCCACTTTTACTAGTGAAGCAGTCACGGAGCCAAATAACTTTGTTGAGCACTTTATTGATTCGAGCGGCATCGTCTCTTGGCGTTTCTTTAGCGCGAAAGCAGATTACGATTTTGTTGAGTGGGATTTTTCTGGCAAAGGTAAAAACTCGAATGATGAAGAGGCTGCCACCTTGTTCAGCATTCTTAAATCTCTTGGCAAAGAAGCTTACGTTGCGGTGTATGACCAGCTAGGGGCAATGGCATGTCGAATCTTGGTACCAGGCTACTCCGAGGTTTACCCAGTTGAAGATTTAATTTGGGACAACACGAACAAAGCATTGTTATTCCGCGCTGATATTTTAAATATATCCCATTTAGATGACACAAGTCTAAGCGGACTACTTGAGCGCTTAGAAAATAATGAGCTAGATGAGTACGGCGATATCGCCACTCTGATCGGTATCGAGTTTGATGAAAATACCCCTTGGGGTCAGCTAACAGTATTGGAGCTAAAGCTACTTATTCATCTTGCTTTAAAACAATTTGACGAGGCTCATGAGCTCGTTGGCGCGTTTCTTCAGTACAACGACAATTCGGTTGAGCGTAAATTGTTTTATCAGGCCTTAAATGCAGTGTTAGAGATAGCGCTAGCTGATGACTTGGAGCTTGATCACTACATAGTCAATTTACGAAGAATGTTTGGAAACGAGAGAATGGATGCAGTGGTTGGATCCATAGATGGAGCTACCCGCTTCTATGGCCTGACCCCTACAAGCGTGAAGCTGGAGGGCCTCGATAGGCACCATCGCTTAATTGACAGCTATAGAAAATTACATACTGCGCGCGCTAAAACTATGGCGCCTGCTGACTAA
- a CDS encoding response regulator, protein MASILVVDDEMGIRELLNEILTDEGHTVYAAESAMQARTIREQMRPDLVLLDIWMPDVDGISLLKEWSKTGQLTMPVVMMSGHATIDTAVEATRIGALNFLEKPIALQKLLKTVSKALESSPKYVESAEEKVSVASSSSPSAKAVVSEQASQVQSGEYISGIAKTYFDLPLREARDLFEKAYFEHQMIIMGGSMTKISEYTGLERTHLYRKLKALGIDTSRNKAEQ, encoded by the coding sequence ATGGCAAGTATTCTGGTGGTCGACGATGAGATGGGAATTCGTGAGCTTCTCAATGAGATTCTGACGGATGAGGGCCATACCGTGTATGCGGCTGAGAGCGCTATGCAGGCTCGTACAATTCGTGAACAAATGCGCCCAGACCTGGTCTTGCTTGATATTTGGATGCCAGATGTCGATGGAATTAGTTTATTGAAAGAGTGGTCTAAGACTGGGCAGCTCACCATGCCAGTGGTGATGATGTCAGGACATGCTACGATTGATACGGCTGTTGAAGCTACGCGTATAGGCGCACTCAATTTTTTAGAAAAGCCTATTGCACTTCAAAAGTTACTCAAGACGGTGAGTAAGGCCTTAGAAAGCTCACCCAAGTATGTTGAGTCCGCTGAAGAAAAAGTGTCAGTGGCGTCTTCATCAAGCCCAAGTGCAAAAGCGGTAGTTAGCGAACAAGCCTCTCAAGTTCAGAGTGGTGAGTACATCAGCGGGATTGCAAAAACCTATTTTGATTTGCCGCTTCGTGAGGCTAGGGATTTATTCGAAAAAGCGTACTTCGAGCATCAAATGATCATCATGGGTGGCAGCATGACCAAAATTTCTGAATACACTGGTCTAGAGCGAACTCATCTATATCGCAAGCTAAAAGCTTTGGGAATCGATACCTCGCGCAATAAGGCTGAACAATAA
- a CDS encoding ATP-binding protein produces MKISLDFIGSNAFEKDAWKRRALPMAMVLIGAFALLLLALLSIATSNTEFFDNYFIWLYAANVVVGICLTLVILTLVIVIAIRWRKGRFGTRLVAKLAMIFALVGVVPGLILYGVSLQFVSRSIETWFDVQVESALDAGLELGRVTLGVAQEEILAEGNYIAEQIVQVPSGTTSDQVGATVMKIRNQFGIQEVSLFDIRRSLILTSESRPNKYFPAPSPDVIADAFKKKGITFVDQIEVNGGQRGYRVRAIVPIVRKKQASGKDIEDKYFLQLVRFIPEPLAKNIVAVESAYSDYQEKSLGRTGLRKMFVGTLTLTLFFALFVAVTLALILGRQLARPLLMLLKGTQAVAQGDLSPKPELDTGDELGMLTRQFNVMTRQLADTRTSLQESKSFLETVLGNLTAGVCIFDKNFNMVSSNAGADRIFGQDLTQMDGHPLSDSPSLVEFDQAIKEGFATMRLTVGIEGGQAAKDKNTSAPVWQKQIQLHSTNEFENEPGVTLFIRGTELTADLRMVVFDDITDVVSAQRSIAWSEVARRLAHEIKNPLTPIQLSAERLQHKLAGKLSPEQEEMMNRSTETIIGQVQAMKQMVNDFRDFAKTPSPQLKPVSINTLTQEILGLYEGSPIKTQLDPRTPNIMGDPTQLRQIIHNLLQNAQDATLEGVHQSEPVEVKTELVPYGELSGVPQNAVRLTISDSGSGFPAKILARAFEPYVTTKSKGTGLGLAVVKKIVDDHGAKIEIRNRMQADEVIGAKVSILFMNLAKEAA; encoded by the coding sequence ATGAAGATATCTTTAGACTTCATTGGCTCAAATGCGTTTGAGAAAGACGCCTGGAAAAGGCGTGCATTGCCCATGGCCATGGTGCTGATTGGTGCCTTTGCGCTTTTATTGTTGGCACTCTTATCAATTGCAACATCCAATACCGAGTTTTTCGATAATTACTTTATTTGGCTTTATGCAGCCAATGTGGTGGTTGGAATCTGCTTGACCTTGGTCATTTTGACCTTGGTGATTGTGATTGCGATTCGTTGGCGCAAAGGGCGTTTTGGAACCCGCTTAGTCGCAAAGTTGGCAATGATCTTTGCTTTGGTTGGAGTTGTCCCAGGATTAATTTTGTATGGAGTTTCTCTACAGTTCGTATCCCGCAGTATTGAAACCTGGTTCGATGTTCAGGTGGAGTCCGCGCTAGATGCTGGTCTTGAATTAGGGCGCGTTACCCTGGGCGTTGCTCAAGAAGAAATTCTAGCCGAGGGAAACTACATTGCCGAGCAAATTGTGCAGGTCCCGTCCGGCACGACCTCTGATCAAGTTGGCGCTACGGTAATGAAGATTCGTAATCAATTTGGTATTCAAGAGGTAAGCCTGTTTGATATTCGGCGCAGCCTGATATTGACAAGCGAGTCACGACCCAACAAATATTTTCCTGCACCCAGCCCTGACGTAATTGCAGATGCATTTAAAAAGAAAGGCATCACTTTTGTAGATCAAATTGAAGTGAATGGTGGTCAGCGCGGCTATCGAGTCAGGGCGATTGTGCCGATTGTTCGAAAAAAACAGGCCTCTGGCAAAGATATAGAAGATAAATATTTTTTACAGTTAGTGCGATTCATTCCTGAGCCATTAGCCAAGAACATTGTTGCGGTTGAATCCGCCTATAGCGACTATCAAGAGAAGTCATTGGGCCGGACTGGTTTGCGAAAAATGTTTGTGGGTACACTAACTTTAACTTTATTCTTTGCCTTATTTGTTGCCGTTACTTTGGCCTTAATTCTGGGTCGCCAGCTGGCTCGGCCGCTACTGATGCTTTTAAAAGGAACCCAAGCTGTTGCTCAGGGTGATTTATCACCTAAGCCCGAATTAGATACGGGTGACGAGCTAGGAATGTTGACGCGTCAATTTAACGTGATGACCCGTCAGCTTGCTGATACCAGAACTTCTTTACAAGAATCCAAATCATTTTTGGAAACGGTATTAGGCAACTTAACTGCCGGCGTTTGCATCTTCGATAAGAATTTCAATATGGTTTCTAGTAATGCCGGTGCTGATCGTATCTTTGGACAAGATTTAACGCAAATGGATGGGCACCCTTTAAGCGATAGCCCCAGTCTTGTCGAGTTTGATCAAGCAATTAAAGAGGGCTTTGCCACCATGAGACTGACTGTTGGCATAGAGGGCGGTCAAGCAGCAAAAGATAAAAATACATCAGCGCCAGTATGGCAAAAGCAGATTCAGCTTCATAGTACAAACGAGTTTGAAAACGAACCTGGCGTCACTTTGTTTATTCGCGGCACTGAATTGACGGCAGATTTGCGCATGGTGGTATTTGACGACATCACTGACGTAGTGAGTGCACAGCGCTCGATTGCTTGGAGCGAGGTGGCCAGACGTTTAGCCCATGAGATTAAGAATCCATTAACCCCCATACAGCTCTCAGCCGAGAGGCTGCAGCATAAGTTGGCCGGCAAGTTGAGTCCTGAGCAGGAAGAGATGATGAATCGCAGCACGGAAACCATCATTGGGCAGGTGCAGGCCATGAAACAAATGGTGAATGACTTCAGGGACTTTGCCAAGACGCCTAGTCCGCAACTGAAGCCTGTTTCGATCAATACTTTGACGCAAGAGATTCTGGGTTTGTATGAAGGAAGCCCCATAAAGACCCAGCTGGACCCACGAACCCCAAATATTATGGGCGACCCAACGCAACTCAGACAAATTATTCATAATCTTTTGCAAAATGCCCAAGATGCTACTCTTGAAGGCGTTCATCAATCTGAGCCGGTTGAAGTAAAAACAGAATTAGTGCCTTATGGCGAATTGAGTGGTGTGCCACAAAATGCGGTGCGTTTAACAATAAGTGATAGCGGTTCAGGTTTTCCAGCTAAGATATTGGCAAGAGCCTTTGAGCCCTATGTAACAACGAAGAGTAAGGGCACAGGGTTGGGATTGGCGGTAGTGAAGAAAATAGTAGATGATCACGGAGCCAAAATCGAAATCCGCAACCGCATGCAGGCGGATGAGGTAATCGGTGCAAAAGTATCAATATTGTTTATGAATCTGGCAAAAGAGGCGGCATAA
- a CDS encoding DUF4390 domain-containing protein: MSQGIKQLTLCVLMALSLFSVAVSAEGIKLKTADLERVDNDWLLNATFKIELTPGLEDAVQKGIVLYFQTEFDLTRSRWYWFDEKPALAQRSIRLSYQPMTQQYRIASEGFTFSANTIFEALQAVGSIGGWRVIDSSQIDSSKSYTAALRMSLDLSKLPKPFQVNALNNRDWNISSDWVRFPFSSNGPNLIKR; this comes from the coding sequence ATGAGCCAAGGTATTAAACAACTCACCCTTTGTGTCTTGATGGCCTTGAGCCTATTCTCCGTCGCGGTAAGTGCAGAGGGAATCAAGCTCAAAACTGCCGATCTGGAGCGGGTGGATAACGATTGGCTTCTGAATGCCACATTTAAGATTGAGTTGACGCCAGGCTTAGAAGACGCTGTTCAAAAAGGCATTGTTTTATATTTTCAAACTGAGTTTGATTTAACGCGGTCGCGTTGGTACTGGTTTGATGAAAAGCCTGCGCTTGCACAGCGATCAATACGTCTTTCTTATCAGCCAATGACTCAGCAATACCGCATTGCTTCTGAAGGCTTTACCTTCTCTGCAAACACGATATTTGAGGCTTTGCAGGCCGTGGGAAGCATTGGGGGTTGGCGGGTAATTGATAGCAGTCAAATTGATTCGAGCAAGTCTTACACTGCAGCGTTAAGAATGAGCTTGGACTTAAGTAAGTTGCCCAAGCCATTTCAGGTGAATGCGCTCAACAATCGCGATTGGAATATCTCAAGCGACTGGGTGCGCTTTCCGTTTTCATCAAATGGCCCTAACTTGATTAAACGATGA
- the rsmB gene encoding 16S rRNA (cytosine(967)-C(5))-methyltransferase RsmB: MTDQKTPRSLPLSEAITISAQAIGEVMAGRSLTEVLDQLDAHERPIVQSLTFDALRKWVRSHEFIQQFIPKTPPIEVEYLLSVAIALFLQSGSDGKGYAAHTIVDQAVKACSEYEPTMYAKGLVNAVLRKVSLAVQAENEQPYPPDPIPMFFPPWWRASLKRNYSKAWQAMLIQQAQRAPLILRVNAQQHTRKEYQELLREAGIAAEPIDSIAGVTLDSALLLHEAVPVSDLPGFYSGAVSVQDAGAQIAAVLLDPKPGERILDACAAPGGKTAHLLELAQCDMTALELDGERLGKIGGNLDRLRLQSGVVRVVRGDASKAAWWDGKLFDKILLDAPCSASGIVARHPDIPFLRREADIKALQLRQRAILEQAWKILKIGGTLLYVTCSVFPEEGEEQATWFAAEHADALRLSAPGQILPAELNDGFYYALFKKSGP; this comes from the coding sequence TTGACCGATCAAAAAACACCACGCAGTCTGCCACTATCAGAGGCAATTACTATTTCTGCGCAAGCAATCGGTGAGGTGATGGCAGGTCGATCGCTCACCGAAGTGTTAGATCAGCTAGATGCCCATGAGCGGCCCATTGTCCAAAGTCTTACATTTGATGCTTTGCGTAAGTGGGTGAGATCACACGAATTCATTCAACAATTTATTCCAAAGACGCCCCCAATAGAGGTGGAGTACTTATTAAGTGTTGCGATTGCTTTATTTTTGCAAAGTGGATCTGATGGCAAGGGTTATGCAGCGCATACGATCGTTGATCAAGCTGTAAAGGCTTGTAGTGAATATGAGCCCACGATGTATGCAAAGGGTCTGGTGAATGCAGTGCTTCGCAAGGTGAGCCTCGCGGTGCAGGCTGAGAATGAACAGCCTTATCCGCCAGATCCCATTCCCATGTTTTTTCCGCCCTGGTGGCGAGCTAGTTTGAAACGAAACTATTCAAAGGCCTGGCAAGCCATGCTGATTCAGCAGGCTCAACGAGCCCCCTTGATTTTGCGGGTAAATGCTCAACAACATACGCGTAAGGAATATCAAGAGTTATTGCGCGAGGCTGGTATCGCAGCTGAACCAATTGATAGTATTGCTGGGGTCACATTGGATTCTGCTTTGTTATTGCACGAGGCGGTGCCAGTTTCAGACTTACCGGGCTTTTATAGTGGCGCGGTTTCTGTTCAAGATGCAGGCGCACAAATTGCGGCTGTATTGCTGGACCCAAAACCGGGTGAGCGCATATTGGATGCCTGTGCTGCACCTGGTGGAAAAACTGCCCACTTACTAGAGTTGGCACAATGCGACATGACTGCTTTGGAGCTAGACGGTGAGCGCCTCGGAAAAATCGGCGGCAATTTAGATCGCTTGCGCCTGCAGTCTGGTGTCGTTCGCGTGGTGCGCGGCGATGCCTCAAAGGCAGCATGGTGGGATGGCAAGTTATTTGACAAAATTCTTTTGGACGCACCTTGCTCTGCCTCGGGCATTGTTGCAAGGCATCCGGACATTCCGTTTTTGCGGCGTGAGGCCGACATTAAGGCCTTGCAACTGAGGCAGCGTGCTATTTTGGAGCAAGCCTGGAAGATCCTGAAGATCGGCGGCACACTTTTGTATGTAACTTGCTCTGTGTTTCCAGAGGAGGGTGAGGAGCAGGCAACATGGTTTGCTGCGGAGCATGCTGATGCATTACGATTAAGCGCACCTGGGCAAATTTTGCCTGCTGAGCTAAATGACGGTTTTTACTATGCTTTGTTTAAGAAAAGTGGGCCATGA
- the fmt gene encoding methionyl-tRNA formyltransferase, which yields MKIVFAGTPEFAAQAMRAIEKSGHQIVLALTQPDRRAGRGMHLQASPVKVFAQEKNIPVLQPETLKQNHADLQKRAAAQEIFQYLSDIDFDAMVVVAYGLILPQSILDLASQNGRYGCFNIHASVLPRWRGAAPIQRAIESGDDLTGVSIMQMDVGLDTGDTVLVGDLKITPQETSVSLHDRLATLGAELIVKTLNDLSEGIAIARTPQPIDGVTYAEKILKSEAEIDWHLSAIEIDRRIRAFNPFPGSTSSLNGEQMKFWNSCLPSKAEIYQDATPGRVLGFSEDVVYVQCGDGVIEILEMQKPGGKKISASACLQGYRTQKKIMQFKKE from the coding sequence ATGAAAATTGTTTTTGCTGGCACCCCGGAGTTTGCTGCGCAAGCAATGCGTGCAATAGAAAAATCTGGCCATCAAATTGTGCTAGCGCTAACGCAGCCAGACCGTCGTGCAGGTCGCGGCATGCATCTTCAAGCAAGCCCTGTAAAAGTATTTGCACAAGAGAAAAATATTCCGGTGTTGCAGCCTGAAACTCTCAAGCAGAATCATGCAGACTTGCAGAAAAGAGCGGCGGCACAAGAGATTTTTCAATATTTATCTGACATTGATTTTGATGCAATGGTTGTCGTTGCTTACGGACTAATTCTTCCCCAATCCATTCTTGATCTTGCTTCTCAGAATGGGAGATATGGTTGCTTTAATATTCACGCCTCTGTGCTGCCAAGGTGGCGTGGTGCAGCGCCAATACAGCGCGCCATCGAGAGCGGTGATGACCTCACGGGTGTGAGTATCATGCAAATGGATGTGGGCCTCGATACGGGCGACACCGTTCTTGTGGGCGATCTAAAAATCACACCTCAAGAGACTAGCGTATCACTACATGACCGTTTGGCGACCTTAGGTGCCGAGCTGATAGTCAAAACTCTGAATGACTTAAGCGAAGGCATCGCGATCGCAAGAACTCCGCAGCCTATAGATGGAGTGACTTACGCAGAAAAAATATTAAAGAGTGAGGCAGAAATTGATTGGCATTTAAGCGCCATAGAAATCGATCGACGTATTCGAGCATTCAATCCATTTCCTGGATCCACCAGTAGTTTGAATGGTGAGCAAATGAAATTCTGGAACTCTTGTTTGCCTAGTAAGGCAGAAATATACCAAGATGCCACCCCAGGACGGGTCTTAGGCTTTAGTGAAGATGTTGTGTATGTTCAGTGTGGAGATGGCGTGATTGAAATCTTAGAAATGCAAAAGCCTGGCGGAAAAAAAATTAGCGCGAGCGCTTGTTTGCAGGGCTATCGTACGCAGAAAAAAATAATGCAGTTCAAGAAAGAGTAA